From a single Nicotiana tomentosiformis chromosome 2, ASM39032v3, whole genome shotgun sequence genomic region:
- the LOC104099751 gene encoding ninja-family protein AFP3-like: MAEAEENREKRSLSMQMNGFSRDLLHKFMNRNNIQGKYQGIPNENEEDEDDIELSLGLSLNGRFGVDPERAKRLKRSSSINNVVFTNGEDSNNSRAFPFGSYATLARTCSLPVEAEEECRKRKEMQSLRRLEAKRKRWEKLQNVRVVKDKVDLEENREENGNGYSNGKGSVGNIINGNNGNSLPLSQGSMGSQGSGSSGISDFGSQPIQGRSDCTGTNTPTSIKPSEQEHEQKPVAAQPETTSEKAPSICNGNASKEAKEMFKNFMLNMPCVSTKGDGPNGKKIEGFLYRYNKGEEVRIVCVCHGNFHSPAEFVKHAGGSDVANPLRHIVVNPSPLLG; the protein is encoded by the exons ATGGCGGAAGCTGAAGAAAATAGGGAAAAGAGGAGTCTTTCAATGCAAATGAATGGTTTTTCAAGAGATCTGTTGCATAAATTCATgaacagaaataatattcaaggGAAATACCAAGGAATTCCCAATGAAAATGAGGAGGACGAAGATGATATAGAGCTGAGCTTGGGGCTTTCATTAAACGGCCGATTTGGTGTGGACCCAGAAAGAGCTAAAAGACTCAAACGTTCTTCTTCAATCAATAACGTTGTGTTCACTAATGGTGAAGACAGTAATAATAGCCGTGCATTTCCTTTTGGCTCGTACGCAACTCTAGCAAGGACGTGCTCGTTACCCGTTGAAGCAGAGGAGGAGTGCAGAAAACGGAAGGAGATGCAATCGCtgaggcgtttggaggcaaaGAGGAAGAGATGGGAGAAATTACAGAATGTTAGAGTGGTGAAAGATAAGGTTGATTTGGAGGAGAATCGTGAAGAAAATGGGAATGGTTATAGTAATGGCAAGGGTTCAGTTGGAAATATTATTAATGGTAATAATGGGAATTCCTTGCCGTTGTCACAAGGGTCGATGGGTTCACAGGGCAGTGGTTCTTCAGGAATTTCTGATTTTGGGAGTCAACCCATTCAAG GGAGAAGTGACTGTACTGGGACAAATACTCCCACTAGTATTAAGCCTTCAGAGCAAGAGCATGAACAGAAACCGGTAGCTGCACAACCCGAAACTACAAGCGAAAAAGCACCTAGCATATGTAATGGAAATGCTAGCAAGGAAGCAAAAGAAATGTTCAAAAACTTCATGCTCAATATGCCTTGTGTCTCCACAAAAGGCGACGGGCCAAACGGCAAGAAGATTGAAGGATTCTTATACAGATATAATAAGGGAGAAGAAGTGCGAATAGTGTGTGTTTGTCATGGTAACTTCCACTCCCCAGCTGAGTTTGTCAAGCACGCTGGTGGAAGTGATGTTGCAAACCCGTTGAGGCATATTGTTGTCAATCCTTCGCCTCTGTTGGGATGA